One Kaistella polysaccharea DNA segment encodes these proteins:
- the frr gene encoding ribosome recycling factor, translated as MEDLELIASMTKQEMDAAIKHLEHAFQKIRAGRASTTMVQDVIVEYYGAPTPLSQVANVMVPDAMTISIQPWDKTAIGAIEKAIINSNLGFAPMNNGENIILNVPPLTEERRRELSKLAKSEAEATKVTVRNARQDGMKELRKLDGVSEDLIKDEEAKIQELTDKYVKMCDENFKVKEAEIMKV; from the coding sequence ATGGAAGATTTAGAACTCATTGCCAGCATGACCAAACAAGAAATGGATGCAGCAATAAAACATTTGGAACATGCATTTCAGAAAATTAGAGCAGGTCGCGCATCGACAACAATGGTGCAAGACGTTATTGTAGAATATTACGGTGCTCCAACTCCGTTAAGTCAGGTTGCTAATGTTATGGTTCCCGACGCCATGACTATTTCCATACAACCTTGGGATAAAACCGCGATTGGTGCAATTGAAAAAGCAATTATTAATTCCAACTTAGGTTTTGCACCGATGAATAATGGGGAGAATATTATTCTTAATGTTCCGCCTTTAACCGAGGAAAGAAGACGCGAACTGTCGAAACTGGCAAAATCTGAAGCTGAAGCAACCAAAGTAACGGTACGAAATGCCCGTCAGGACGGCATGAAAGAATTGCGTAAGCTAGATGGCGTTTCTGAGGATCTTATTAAAGATGAAGAAGCAAAAATCCAGGAACTTACCGATAAATATGTTAAAATGTGTGATGAAAACTTTAAAGTGAAAGAAGCAGAAATCATGAAAGTTTGA
- a CDS encoding bifunctional riboflavin kinase/FAD synthetase, with protein MKIQENFERTSSQPSLALSIGMFDGVHRGHQRIIQKLNHIAGVRNLESAILTFWPHPRKIFNPTDDLKLLNTIEEKKYLLSKDGLQNLILKEFDEKFRNLSGEEFVKQVIVDQLKVKHLIIGHDHTFGKNKSGDFSLLQRMGPELGFEVEQVEAVNYKDFHISSTQIRNALSMGDIISANEMLGYHYSISGKVIHGKKIGRTIGYPTANIEVDNLKLLPKNGAYIVDVFVKNQHHKGMLSIGTNPTVGGTEKTVEVYLLDFDEDIYEEEISVNFRDFLHEEIKFENLEELIKRLDEDRERTTKFIF; from the coding sequence TTGAAAATACAGGAAAACTTCGAGCGCACATCCTCACAACCATCTTTGGCACTTTCTATCGGAATGTTCGATGGTGTGCACCGCGGACATCAGCGTATTATTCAGAAACTGAACCATATTGCAGGAGTTAGAAATCTGGAGTCTGCAATTCTTACATTCTGGCCGCATCCGCGGAAAATATTTAATCCGACTGATGATCTGAAACTGCTCAATACCATCGAGGAGAAAAAATATCTTCTTTCTAAAGATGGTTTACAAAATCTTATTTTAAAGGAATTCGATGAGAAATTCCGCAATTTAAGCGGTGAGGAATTTGTGAAACAAGTTATAGTTGATCAGCTGAAAGTCAAACATTTAATCATCGGTCATGACCATACCTTCGGAAAAAATAAAAGTGGGGACTTTTCACTGTTGCAGAGAATGGGTCCTGAATTAGGATTTGAAGTGGAACAAGTGGAAGCAGTTAATTATAAGGACTTTCATATAAGTTCCACCCAAATTAGGAATGCTTTATCTATGGGAGATATCATTTCTGCAAATGAAATGCTTGGTTATCACTACTCCATTTCTGGAAAAGTTATTCATGGTAAAAAAATCGGTCGGACTATTGGTTATCCCACGGCAAATATTGAAGTTGACAATCTTAAACTTTTACCTAAAAACGGTGCATATATTGTCGATGTCTTTGTAAAGAATCAACACCATAAAGGAATGTTGAGCATCGGTACTAATCCTACTGTCGGCGGAACGGAAAAAACGGTGGAAGTTTATCTATTAGATTTCGATGAAGATATTTATGAGGAAGAAATTTCTGTAAATTTTCGGGATTTTCTACATGAGGAAATAAAATTTGAAAACTTAGAAGAGCTCATCAAAAGACTAGATGAAGATAGAGAGCGCACTACAAAATTTATCTTTTAA
- a CDS encoding COG4705 family protein gives MKTTEELTLNKIASITLLFWLMKIVATTLGETLGDFFAQTLGIGYLAGIGITLVFFLITLYFQLSAKKYIPAFFWLVIIGTTTLGTEISDFIDRSLHLGYAFGSLILVAFLLLTLYLWYKKYGNLEVSPIFEKEKEIFFWVAVLFSNSLGTAFGDYLNDGLGLSYLVGALITLSVIIVVVLLHSYTKINHILLFWIAFVFTRPFGATFGDFLTKPLAKGGLDLGTLNASLISIIIMIIFIIIAHKKEKIKNQSF, from the coding sequence ATGAAAACTACAGAGGAACTAACACTCAATAAAATTGCCAGCATTACGCTACTCTTTTGGCTCATGAAAATTGTAGCCACAACATTGGGTGAAACTTTAGGCGATTTTTTTGCGCAAACATTAGGAATAGGTTATCTCGCTGGAATTGGAATCACTTTAGTTTTCTTTTTAATTACGCTTTATTTCCAACTTTCAGCCAAAAAATACATTCCAGCTTTTTTCTGGCTCGTGATTATCGGCACGACGACTTTAGGAACAGAAATATCTGACTTCATTGATCGAAGTTTACACTTAGGCTATGCTTTCGGGAGTTTGATTCTGGTTGCTTTTCTATTATTGACACTTTATTTGTGGTACAAAAAATACGGAAATCTGGAAGTGTCTCCTATCTTCGAAAAGGAAAAAGAAATCTTTTTTTGGGTTGCTGTGCTGTTTTCAAACAGTTTAGGAACCGCTTTTGGAGATTATTTGAATGATGGTTTAGGTTTAAGCTATCTCGTTGGAGCGTTGATCACCTTGTCGGTTATCATTGTCGTCGTGTTATTGCATTCTTATACCAAAATCAACCATATTCTTTTGTTCTGGATTGCCTTTGTTTTTACACGACCGTTTGGTGCAACCTTTGGAGATTTCTTAACCAAACCGCTTGCGAAAGGTGGCTTGGATTTAGGAACTTTAAATGCCTCGCTCATTTCGATCATTATTATGATTATTTTTATCATTATTGCGCACAAAAAAGAGAAAATTAAAAACCAATCATTTTAA
- the porQ gene encoding type IX secretion system protein PorQ, with protein sequence MKKITVASSLLLAGLLSAQEGTNVYPFLNIPVSARQAALGGDAVSVRDFDVGFAAVNPGLMNLEQDQMLAVNYSSYLAGSQYGTLSYVRDLEYGHLIGFNARYMNYGDIPRTDESAEINGNFGAMDASVGLSYAYQFEEDFTIAGSANFVTSKIDTYTSMAVVANAGITYHNKQSNETLALVFRNFGYQFKTFNGTRENVAFRVDLGYTKILDEFPLAFTITAHDLQKINISQDFNNNGQEINWSRKIADHFSVGAELFPQQAFNIRIGYNVKRGNELAVLDQRSFAGLSAGFGIKISSFRFDYAHVRYHNASNVNMFGIALDMIELSGNRR encoded by the coding sequence TTGAAAAAAATTACTGTTGCTTCTTCTCTTCTTCTAGCGGGGTTATTATCTGCACAGGAAGGAACGAATGTTTATCCATTTCTAAATATACCTGTTTCCGCGAGACAGGCAGCTTTGGGTGGTGACGCAGTTTCGGTACGTGATTTCGATGTAGGTTTTGCGGCAGTAAATCCAGGACTCATGAATTTGGAGCAGGATCAAATGCTCGCCGTTAATTATTCCTCTTATCTTGCAGGTTCTCAATATGGCACTCTCAGTTATGTTCGTGATTTGGAATACGGTCACTTAATAGGTTTTAATGCCCGTTACATGAACTATGGTGATATTCCCAGAACAGATGAAAGTGCAGAAATAAATGGCAATTTTGGAGCAATGGACGCATCGGTCGGACTTTCGTATGCCTATCAGTTTGAAGAAGATTTTACAATTGCTGGAAGCGCTAATTTTGTGACTTCTAAAATTGACACATATACGTCGATGGCGGTTGTGGCAAATGCAGGAATCACCTATCATAACAAACAGAGTAATGAAACTCTTGCGTTGGTTTTTAGAAATTTCGGCTATCAGTTTAAAACATTTAACGGTACAAGAGAAAATGTAGCTTTTCGAGTGGATCTTGGCTACACCAAGATTTTGGACGAGTTTCCTTTGGCTTTCACCATTACGGCGCATGATCTTCAAAAGATCAATATCTCCCAGGATTTTAACAATAATGGCCAGGAAATTAATTGGAGCCGAAAGATTGCTGACCATTTTTCTGTGGGCGCCGAACTTTTCCCACAGCAAGCTTTCAACATCAGAATAGGTTATAATGTGAAGCGTGGGAATGAACTTGCGGTTTTGGATCAACGGAGTTTTGCCGGCTTGTCGGCAGGATTTGGAATTAAAATATCCAGTTTCAGATTTGATTATGCGCATGTGCGCTATCATAATGCATCAAATGTAAATATGTTTGGTATTGCATTGGACATGATTGAATTGTCTGGTAACCGCCGATAA
- a CDS encoding NAD(P)H-binding protein, which yields MRALVIGATGATGKELVQLLIKDSFFSEVHLFVRKPLELKAEKVQTHVVDFDNPEQWKNLIKGDVAFSCLGTTLKAAGSKENQYKIDVNYQYNFAKNAKANGVEDFILISSYGADPNSKVFYSRMKGELENKIKDLHFEKLTIFQPGMLDRKNSERVAEVIGGKVLKFFNSIGLFENQKPLPTKTLAQAMINASKIKSNGYSKIKLGSIFSFAEKQP from the coding sequence ATGAGAGCTTTAGTAATTGGCGCGACTGGCGCAACAGGTAAAGAATTGGTGCAACTTTTAATAAAAGACAGTTTCTTTTCTGAAGTCCATTTATTTGTGCGAAAACCACTGGAATTGAAAGCTGAAAAGGTGCAAACACATGTCGTTGATTTTGATAATCCTGAGCAATGGAAAAATTTAATCAAAGGTGACGTAGCTTTTTCCTGTTTGGGAACAACTTTAAAAGCTGCAGGTAGTAAAGAAAACCAGTATAAAATCGATGTTAATTATCAGTATAATTTTGCGAAAAATGCCAAAGCAAATGGTGTTGAAGATTTTATCCTGATTTCTTCTTATGGCGCAGATCCAAACTCAAAAGTTTTTTATTCCAGAATGAAAGGTGAATTAGAAAATAAAATTAAAGATTTACATTTTGAGAAACTTACCATTTTTCAGCCTGGAATGCTGGATAGAAAAAACTCAGAAAGAGTTGCTGAAGTCATCGGCGGCAAAGTACTTAAGTTTTTTAATTCGATAGGATTATTTGAAAATCAAAAACCTTTGCCTACTAAAACGCTGGCACAAGCCATGATCAATGCATCTAAAATTAAATCAAATGGCTATTCTAAAATTAAACTAGGATCAATTTTTAGTTTTGCCGAAAAGCAGCCATAA
- a CDS encoding FoF1 ATP synthase subunit delta/epsilon — MNIKILTPEFVVFEGEVKSVLLPGKSGEFHIMKDHAAIVASLNGGKIKVFTNDIPEQYNEHFTRENEKESVFSFPIKSGVIEYSNNKGIILAE; from the coding sequence ATGAATATTAAAATTTTAACTCCGGAATTCGTAGTTTTTGAAGGTGAAGTAAAATCTGTTTTGCTTCCTGGTAAAAGTGGAGAATTTCATATAATGAAAGATCACGCGGCGATCGTTGCTTCCTTAAACGGTGGTAAAATTAAAGTGTTTACGAATGATATTCCAGAGCAATACAATGAGCATTTCACGCGGGAAAATGAGAAAGAAAGTGTTTTTTCTTTTCCTATAAAAAGTGGTGTTATTGAATACAGTAATAATAAAGGAATTATTCTCGCAGAATAA
- a CDS encoding MmcQ/YjbR family DNA-binding protein, with product MDVTEILSYCNNKNGVEETFPFNPDALVLKVGGKMFMLIALESQPLTISLKTDPEWSLELREKYPQITGAYHMNKTHWNSVVCDGLKRELIFKLIDHSYDMVFSSLTKKKKEELELLKR from the coding sequence ATGGATGTCACTGAAATTTTAAGTTACTGCAATAATAAAAACGGAGTTGAAGAAACTTTTCCCTTCAACCCGGACGCACTTGTTTTAAAAGTTGGTGGAAAAATGTTTATGCTGATCGCTTTAGAAAGTCAACCTCTCACGATTTCACTTAAAACAGATCCGGAATGGAGCTTGGAACTGCGGGAGAAATATCCACAAATAACAGGCGCATATCATATGAATAAAACGCATTGGAATTCGGTTGTTTGTGATGGTTTGAAAAGAGAATTGATTTTTAAGTTAATCGATCACTCCTACGATATGGTTTTTTCATCACTTACAAAAAAGAAAAAAGAAGAACTGGAACTTCTTAAAAGATAA
- the atpD gene encoding F0F1 ATP synthase subunit beta, which translates to MANQIKGKISQIIGPVIDVLFTDAAELPSIYDALEITKTDGSKVILEVEQHIGEDSVRCIAMDATDGLQRGQEVISQGQQITMPVGEKVYGRLFNVVGDAIDGIAQVSKADGLPIHRDAPKFDQLTTSAEVLFTGIKVIDLVEPYSKGGKIGLFGGAGVGKTVLIQELINNIAKGHGGLSVFAGVGERTREGNDLLREMLESGIIKYGDEFMESMENGGWDLSKIDLEAMKESKATFVFGQMNEPPGARARVALSGLTIAESFRDGDGEGQGKDILFFVDNIFRFTQAGSEVSALLGRMPSAVGYQPTLASEMGAMQERITSTKNGSITSVQAIYVPADDLTDPAPATTFAHLDATTVLDRKIASLGIYPAVDPLASTSRILTPEILGDDHYDCAQRVKEILQKYKALQDIIAILGMEELSEEDKLSVYRARKVQRFLSQPFHVAEQFTGLKGVLVDIKDTIKGFNMIIDGELDHLPEAAFNLKGTIEEAIEAGEKMLAENA; encoded by the coding sequence ATGGCAAACCAAATTAAAGGAAAAATTTCTCAAATTATTGGACCGGTAATCGACGTATTATTTACTGATGCGGCAGAACTTCCAAGCATTTATGATGCTTTGGAAATTACAAAAACGGACGGTAGTAAAGTAATACTTGAAGTAGAACAACATATTGGCGAAGATTCTGTAAGATGTATCGCGATGGATGCAACGGACGGACTGCAGAGAGGTCAAGAAGTAATATCCCAAGGACAGCAAATTACAATGCCTGTAGGAGAAAAAGTTTACGGAAGACTGTTTAATGTAGTAGGTGATGCAATTGACGGTATTGCGCAAGTTTCAAAAGCAGACGGATTACCAATTCACAGAGATGCTCCTAAATTTGATCAATTAACCACTTCTGCGGAAGTTCTTTTTACAGGAATTAAAGTAATCGATTTAGTAGAGCCCTATTCTAAAGGTGGAAAAATTGGTTTGTTCGGTGGAGCAGGTGTTGGTAAAACGGTACTAATTCAAGAATTAATTAATAATATCGCGAAAGGTCACGGTGGACTTTCTGTTTTTGCCGGCGTTGGTGAAAGAACCAGAGAAGGAAATGATCTTTTAAGAGAAATGCTGGAATCTGGCATTATTAAATATGGTGATGAATTTATGGAATCCATGGAAAATGGAGGATGGGATTTATCTAAAATCGATTTGGAAGCGATGAAAGAGTCTAAAGCGACTTTCGTTTTCGGACAAATGAATGAGCCACCTGGAGCAAGAGCACGTGTTGCTTTGTCAGGTTTAACCATTGCGGAAAGCTTTAGAGACGGTGATGGAGAAGGACAAGGAAAAGATATTTTATTCTTTGTTGATAACATCTTCCGTTTTACACAAGCAGGTTCAGAAGTATCTGCACTTCTAGGAAGAATGCCATCGGCAGTAGGTTACCAACCAACTTTGGCTTCGGAAATGGGTGCGATGCAAGAGCGTATTACATCAACTAAAAATGGTTCAATTACATCAGTACAGGCGATTTACGTTCCTGCCGATGATTTAACAGATCCAGCTCCAGCTACAACTTTTGCTCACTTAGATGCAACAACCGTATTGGACAGAAAAATTGCTTCGTTAGGAATTTATCCAGCAGTAGATCCATTGGCTTCTACTTCTAGAATTTTGACTCCAGAAATCTTAGGTGATGATCATTATGATTGCGCTCAAAGAGTTAAAGAAATTCTTCAAAAATATAAAGCTTTACAAGATATCATTGCGATTCTTGGTATGGAAGAACTTTCTGAAGAAGATAAATTATCAGTTTACAGAGCAAGAAAAGTACAACGTTTCTTATCTCAACCTTTCCACGTTGCAGAACAGTTTACAGGATTGAAAGGGGTATTGGTTGATATTAAAGATACCATCAAAGGATTTAACATGATCATCGACGGTGAGTTAGATCATTTACCTGAAGCTGCTTTTAACTTGAAAGGTACAATTGAAGAAGCGATTGAAGCAGGTGAAAAAATGTTAGCGGAAAACGCGTAA
- the rnk gene encoding nucleoside diphosphate kinase regulator, which produces MKQVIITKQDYNKINRSITDAKARNSIKKEEAEKLLAELKSAKIVDQEKIDKDVVTMNSIVKIHFQNNKTTMEFQLVYPSEADLKQKKISIFSPVAAALIGYRVGDEIDWLIPSGMTKIVIDEVVYQPEAAGDFDL; this is translated from the coding sequence ATGAAACAAGTAATCATTACCAAACAGGATTATAATAAAATAAACCGCTCTATAACAGATGCGAAAGCCCGTAACAGTATTAAAAAAGAAGAAGCGGAAAAGCTTTTGGCAGAATTAAAATCAGCAAAAATTGTTGATCAGGAAAAAATTGATAAAGACGTTGTTACCATGAATTCTATTGTGAAAATTCACTTTCAGAATAATAAAACAACGATGGAATTTCAGCTGGTTTATCCCTCAGAAGCTGATTTAAAGCAAAAGAAAATTTCCATTTTTTCTCCTGTTGCTGCTGCACTGATTGGTTATCGCGTGGGGGACGAAATCGATTGGTTAATTCCTTCTGGAATGACGAAAATCGTTATCGATGAAGTAGTTTATCAGCCAGAAGCTGCAGGAGATTTTGATTTATAG
- the pyrH gene encoding UMP kinase, protein MKYNRILLKLSGEALMGNRQYGIDNDRLKEYAAEIKKVTTLGCQVAIVIGGGNIFRGLAGAATGMDRVQGDYMGMLATVINGMALQGALEDAGIFTRLQSAIEMDKVAEPFIKRKAVRHLEKGRVVIFGAGTGNPYFTTDTAATLRAIEIDADVILKGTRVDGIYDSDPEKNADAVKYSNLTYSEVFEKDLKVMDMTAFTLSRENNLPIIVFDMNKEGNLLKIVEGENIGTLVNL, encoded by the coding sequence ATGAAATACAACCGAATTCTACTTAAACTTAGTGGGGAAGCCCTGATGGGAAACCGACAATATGGCATTGATAATGACCGATTAAAAGAATATGCTGCCGAAATAAAAAAAGTAACCACATTAGGCTGTCAGGTTGCGATTGTGATTGGCGGCGGAAACATTTTTCGCGGTTTAGCAGGTGCAGCCACAGGTATGGATAGAGTTCAGGGCGATTATATGGGAATGCTCGCAACCGTTATTAATGGTATGGCGTTGCAAGGTGCTTTGGAAGATGCTGGGATTTTCACCCGTTTGCAAAGTGCCATTGAAATGGATAAAGTTGCAGAACCATTCATCAAAAGAAAAGCAGTTCGTCATTTGGAAAAAGGCAGAGTTGTAATCTTCGGTGCTGGTACTGGAAATCCGTATTTTACTACAGATACTGCAGCCACATTAAGAGCAATAGAAATTGATGCAGATGTTATTTTAAAAGGAACCCGCGTAGATGGTATTTACGACTCTGATCCAGAAAAAAATGCTGACGCTGTGAAATATAGCAATTTAACGTACAGTGAAGTTTTTGAAAAAGATTTGAAAGTAATGGATATGACCGCATTTACTTTGAGTCGTGAAAATAATTTACCTATTATTGTATTTGATATGAATAAAGAAGGTAATTTACTTAAAATTGTAGAAGGCGAGAATATCGGAACATTGGTAAATTTATAA
- a CDS encoding B12-binding domain-containing radical SAM protein — MKDLLLITPPFTQLNTPYPATAYIKGFLNTKNISSYQIDLGIEVILELFSKKGIEKVFAEKINVENISENSKRIFALREEYIKTIDQVILFLQNHNPTLARQICSMNFLPEASRFNQLDDMEFAFGNMGLQDKAKHLATLYLEDISDYIVENIDADFGFSRYAERIGQSANSFDELYSKLKAPQTFTDEFTLKLLKEELDLVQPKLVCFSVPFPGNLYSAFKSAQFIKENYPGLKIVMGGGFPNTELRELKDPRVFEFFDYITLDDGELPIELVYENVISGKEIAAGEFKRTFILENQEVTYKNNTTKPDYKQAFIGTPDYTDLLLTQYISVIEIANPMHSLWSDGRWNKLTMAHGCYWGKCTFCDISLDYVKLYEPISAKILVDRMEELIAQTGESGFHFVDEAAPPALMREVALEILRRNLVVTWWTNIRFEKSFSKDLCFLLKTSGLVAVSGGLEVASDRLLKLIDKGVSVDQVAKVTRNFTEAGVMVHSYLMYGFPTQTVQETVDSLEMVRQLFEMGIVQSGFWHQFSMTAHSPIGNNPEEFGVEPLKKEILFANNDIEFIDKSGIDHSQFSFGLKKSLLNFMHGINFDIPLKDWFDFKIPKTTIHPDYIHDCLLEEENFIFKGNSKLIFLDKNANVENYLKNTRAGSFEYTRLTFHLKTNIVKIELEKDWADWLMKIFADNGTDNSKKITLQQLKTQFEETFEDFELFWFSKPLQQLKENGVILSL; from the coding sequence TTGAAAGATCTGCTCCTTATCACTCCACCTTTTACGCAACTCAACACTCCTTATCCCGCGACGGCTTATATTAAAGGATTTTTGAATACTAAAAACATTTCCAGTTATCAGATTGATTTAGGAATTGAAGTGATTTTAGAATTATTTTCAAAAAAAGGTATTGAAAAGGTATTTGCAGAGAAAATAAATGTAGAAAATATTTCCGAGAACTCAAAACGAATTTTTGCCTTGCGGGAAGAATACATTAAAACCATCGATCAGGTTATTCTTTTTCTGCAAAATCATAATCCAACCTTAGCCAGACAGATCTGCAGCATGAATTTCTTGCCGGAAGCTTCCCGTTTCAATCAGCTTGATGATATGGAATTTGCATTCGGAAATATGGGATTGCAGGATAAAGCAAAACATCTCGCTACTTTATATTTGGAAGATATTTCAGATTATATTGTTGAAAACATTGATGCAGATTTTGGCTTCAGCAGATATGCAGAACGGATCGGTCAAAGTGCCAACTCCTTCGATGAATTGTATTCAAAATTAAAGGCTCCTCAGACTTTTACGGATGAATTTACCTTAAAGTTGTTAAAGGAAGAATTAGATCTTGTTCAGCCAAAATTAGTATGTTTTTCTGTTCCTTTTCCAGGGAATTTATATTCTGCTTTTAAGTCTGCGCAATTTATAAAAGAAAATTATCCAGGACTGAAAATTGTAATGGGCGGTGGATTTCCGAATACGGAACTAAGAGAATTAAAAGATCCTCGTGTTTTTGAATTTTTCGACTACATTACATTAGATGATGGTGAGTTACCTATTGAGTTGGTTTATGAAAATGTGATTTCCGGAAAAGAAATTGCAGCAGGCGAATTTAAAAGAACTTTTATTTTAGAAAATCAGGAAGTCACTTATAAAAATAATACGACGAAACCAGACTATAAACAAGCTTTTATAGGAACACCAGATTATACCGATTTATTACTTACCCAATATATTTCAGTTATTGAAATTGCTAATCCGATGCACAGTTTATGGAGCGACGGCCGCTGGAATAAGCTGACCATGGCGCACGGTTGCTATTGGGGAAAATGTACGTTCTGTGATATTTCTTTAGATTACGTAAAGCTCTACGAACCCATTTCCGCTAAAATTTTGGTAGATCGAATGGAAGAACTGATTGCTCAAACTGGCGAATCAGGTTTTCATTTTGTAGATGAAGCCGCGCCACCCGCTTTGATGCGAGAAGTGGCTTTGGAAATTTTACGTCGAAACTTGGTCGTTACGTGGTGGACCAATATTAGATTCGAAAAAAGTTTTAGTAAAGACTTGTGTTTTTTATTAAAAACTTCAGGATTAGTCGCAGTTTCCGGTGGACTGGAAGTTGCCAGCGATCGCTTACTGAAATTAATTGACAAAGGCGTTTCCGTAGATCAGGTCGCAAAAGTTACGCGCAATTTTACCGAAGCCGGCGTGATGGTTCACTCCTATTTAATGTACGGCTTCCCGACGCAAACCGTTCAGGAAACGGTAGATTCTTTAGAAATGGTTCGGCAACTTTTTGAAATGGGAATTGTACAAAGTGGTTTCTGGCATCAATTTTCGATGACGGCACATTCACCGATTGGTAATAATCCGGAAGAATTTGGCGTTGAACCTTTGAAAAAAGAAATATTATTTGCCAATAACGATATTGAATTTATTGATAAAAGTGGAATTGATCACAGCCAGTTTAGTTTTGGTTTAAAGAAATCTTTACTCAATTTTATGCACGGAATTAATTTCGATATTCCACTAAAAGATTGGTTTGATTTTAAAATTCCGAAAACAACGATTCATCCAGATTATATTCACGATTGTCTTTTAGAGGAAGAAAATTTTATCTTTAAAGGAAATTCAAAATTAATTTTCCTGGATAAAAATGCGAACGTAGAGAACTACTTGAAAAACACAAGGGCAGGTTCTTTCGAATATACCAGATTAACCTTTCATCTTAAAACGAATATTGTAAAAATAGAACTTGAAAAAGATTGGGCAGATTGGCTGATGAAAATTTTTGCAGATAACGGTACAGATAATTCCAAGAAAATAACGCTTCAGCAACTCAAGACTCAGTTCGAAGAAACCTTTGAGGATTTTGAATTATTCTGGTTCTCAAAACCGCTCCAACAGTTGAAGGAAAACGGCGTTATCTTAAGTTTATAA